CTGAGGAGAAGGGACCATATTAAGATGCTCAAACATGGTTTATGTTCTCAGGGACACTACTGGAAGACTTGTGAGCATGGATCCAACCATCTCATCCCACAACACAGAATCTACACCAAAGAATGAAACTGACCAGCCCAAGAATCCAAATTGCGATCCAATCCTGACCCTGAACTTGCTGGCCCTCATCATTGCCCTGGTTGGACTGGCAGGAAACGCCATTGTGCTCTGGCTCTTGGGATTTCACATGCGCAGGAAAGCCATCTCAGTCTATATCCTAAACTTGGCTTTGGCAgactccttcttcctctgcttccactTTATTGACTCTCTGTTACGGGTCTTTGATTTCTATGACATCTATGTCCATAAATTAAGCAAAGAAATCTTAGGCAATGCAGCAATCATTCCCTATATCTCAGGCCTGAGCATACTCAGTGCTATCAGCACAGAGCGCTGCCTGTCTGTATTGTGGCCAATCTGGTACCACTGTCACCGCCCAAAAAACATGTCAGCTATCATGTGTGCCCTAATCTGGGCCCTGTCCTTTCTGATGGGCATCCTCGAGTGGTACTTCTCAGGATTCCTGAgtgatgtttgtcatcatttgtgGAAAAATGTTGACTTTATTGTAACTGCATTTCTGATCTTTTTATTTATGCTTCTCTTTGGGTCCAGTGTGGCCCTAGTAGTCAGGATCCTCTGTGGTTCCAGGCGGAATCCACTGACCAGGCTGTATGTTACTATCTCACTCACAGTGGTGGTCTTCCTCATCTGTGGCCTGCCTCTGGGGCTTTACCTGTTCCTGTTTTTCTGGCTTGACGTTCATTTGCATTATCCCTTTTGTCATCTTTACCGAATTACTACTGTCCTGTCCTGTGTGAACAGCTGTGCCAACCCCATCATTTACTTCTTCGTTGGCTCCTTTAGGCAGCATAGGCGTCATCGGTCCCTCAGGATGATTCTTCAGAGGGCTCTGGAGGACACGCCTGAGGAGGATGAATGCACAAAAAGCCATCTTCAGAAAACCATTGagatgtcagaaagcagagaatggTGAACATCAGTCCTTCCTTTAGACAGACAGAAATGTCCCAGTGATTGAAGTGCTTTCAAATGGTTTTTTTAAATCGAAATTTCTTATAATTCTTAAAGTAGTCAGAAATAATTTCTCCAACTTTCTTTACATTGTCAATGAATTTCTCAAGTatcctctgtgtgtttcttattgaaagttttttttttcttgcagttttATCATGGGGAAGTTCTTATTTAAACCATAAATCTGAAACTGAGAACATTAAGGTATAAAATGTTTTTCCTATGGGCCATTTCCCAGAGAAATTTATTCTCCGTGATTCTCCCAGCACTGGAGATAGTAAACTCAGACCTGAAAAAATCTACATCTAAGGATCACTGACATCTCCAATCTAAGGAGAATAGCTTCCTCAAGTCATGCTCTGTCTAAGAACAATGTAGGAAGTCAGATTTCTGAGAAGTATTTTGGCAgcttttttcttgtgttttgggTTAAAAATCAAGGCCTTTGTCCTTGAGAATGGTAAACAGACATTTGCTTCTCAATCATAATACAGAAATATGATCAATCCATTGAATGCT
The sequence above is drawn from the Peromyscus leucopus breed LL Stock chromosome 1, UCI_PerLeu_2.1, whole genome shotgun sequence genome and encodes:
- the LOC114685633 gene encoding mas-related G-protein coupled receptor member X1-like; translated protein: MVYVLRDTTGRLVSMDPTISSHNTESTPKNETDQPKNPNCDPILTLNLLALIIALVGLAGNAIVLWLLGFHMRRKAISVYILNLALADSFFLCFHFIDSLLRVFDFYDIYVHKLSKEILGNAAIIPYISGLSILSAISTERCLSVLWPIWYHCHRPKNMSAIMCALIWALSFLMGILEWYFSGFLSDVCHHLWKNVDFIVTAFLIFLFMLLFGSSVALVVRILCGSRRNPLTRLYVTISLTVVVFLICGLPLGLYLFLFFWLDVHLHYPFCHLYRITTVLSCVNSCANPIIYFFVGSFRQHRRHRSLRMILQRALEDTPEEDECTKSHLQKTIEMSESREW